Part of the bacterium genome is shown below.
CCGGTATGCGGCTGCCCGGGCCGAAGACCGCGCCGACGCCCGCCGCCGCCAGCGCGGCGTAGTCCTGCGGCGGCACGACGCCGCCGACGACCACGAGCGTCTCGCCCGCCCCCGCCGCGCGCAGCCCCTCGACCACCAGCGGCACGAGCGTCAGGTGCCCGCCGGCGAGGCTCGAGACGCCGACGACGTGCACGTCGTTCTCGATCGCCTGCCGCACGACCTCCTCGGGCGTCGCGAAGAGCGGCCCGAGGTCGACGTCGAAGCCGGCGTCCGCGAACGCGCTCGCCACGACCTTCGAGCCGCGGTCGTGCCCGTCCTGGCCGATCTTGGCCACCAGCAGGCGCGGGCGGCGCCCCTCCGCCTCGGCGAAG
Proteins encoded:
- a CDS encoding cobalamin-dependent protein (Presence of a B(12) (cobalamin)-binding domain implies dependence on cobalamin itself, in one of its several forms, or in some unusual lineages, dependence on a cobalamin-like analog.); the protein is AARARATVGEISDALEWVYGRHKADVSVAAGIYGAGWGDAGEFAELRAAVAAFAEAEGRRPRLLVAKIGQDGHDRGSKVVASAFADAGFDVDLGPLFATPEEVVRQAIENDVHVVGVSSLAGGHLTLVPLVVEGLRAAGAGETLVVVGGVVPPQDYAALAAAGVGAVFGPGSRIPDAARRVLELLGTRRGRR